One window from the genome of Alkalihalobacillus sp. LMS6 encodes:
- a CDS encoding TlpA disulfide reductase family protein: protein MNFELKELGSKRTWTLYEEAKDRPVMITFWTSWCRDSYRDLHDKRALYQTMDEDQLCFVTINVTGREGDVDLQQWLKQHDHNFLVLEDDGTKVYDQFGCKGVPTTVLLDRRGQVTKTYGEDAAISTIMTGLATVI from the coding sequence ATGAATTTCGAATTAAAAGAGTTAGGAAGTAAGCGAACATGGACCCTTTACGAGGAAGCGAAAGATCGCCCGGTTATGATTACATTCTGGACGTCTTGGTGTCGAGATTCCTATCGCGATTTACATGATAAGCGCGCTCTTTACCAGACGATGGATGAAGATCAACTTTGTTTTGTGACCATTAATGTCACCGGACGAGAAGGAGATGTTGATCTACAGCAGTGGTTAAAGCAGCATGATCATAACTTTCTAGTGTTAGAAGATGACGGCACAAAAGTGTATGACCAGTTTGGGTGCAAAGGTGTGCCAACAACCGTATTGCTCGATCGGCGCGGACAGGTTACGAAAACCTATGGCGAAGACGCAGCTATTTCAACAATCATGACAGGGTTAGCGACAGTGATTTAA
- a CDS encoding BrxA/BrxB family bacilliredoxin, whose translation MSTAYEEYMRQVVLPMRKELTDAGFQELNTADEVDQYMGNAEGTTLVFINSVCGCAAGLARPSAIYSLQHDRTPDQLVTVFAGQDREATAQMRAKFPEYAPSSPSMALLKGNEVVHFIPREQIEGVEPEDIIRNLATAYNEHC comes from the coding sequence ATGTCAACGGCCTATGAAGAATATATGCGCCAAGTTGTGTTACCAATGAGAAAAGAATTAACAGATGCAGGTTTTCAGGAGTTGAACACAGCTGATGAAGTCGATCAATACATGGGGAACGCAGAAGGTACAACCCTTGTATTTATTAACTCTGTGTGTGGATGTGCAGCTGGGCTTGCTCGTCCGTCTGCCATTTATTCACTTCAACATGACCGAACACCAGATCAACTTGTGACGGTATTCGCAGGTCAAGATCGTGAAGCGACGGCTCAAATGCGAGCGAAATTTCCAGAATACGCGCCGTCATCACCTTCAATGGCACTGCTTAAAGGAAATGAAGTCGTTCATTTTATTCCTCGTGAACAAATTGAAGGTGTAGAGCCAGAAGACATTATTCGTAATTTAGCTACTGCGTATAATGAACATTGCTAA
- a CDS encoding thioredoxin family protein, producing MNDVTVEQLASQLQEGWTGWVYASSPFCGTCQLAEQMLQIVEQLEEIEGISKLNIQLAPQFAQSNQIERVPAMIYYKDGRLQNRTYRFDSVVDLQRLLKEGNRDVNGL from the coding sequence ATGAATGACGTAACGGTCGAGCAGCTAGCAAGTCAGTTACAGGAAGGCTGGACAGGTTGGGTATATGCTTCATCTCCATTTTGCGGGACGTGTCAACTAGCCGAGCAAATGCTACAAATTGTTGAACAGCTAGAAGAGATAGAAGGGATCTCTAAACTAAACATTCAGCTTGCACCTCAATTTGCGCAAAGCAATCAAATTGAAAGAGTGCCCGCTATGATTTATTATAAAGATGGAAGACTTCAAAATCGAACGTATCGATTTGATTCTGTTGTCGATTTACAAAGACTTTTAAAGGAGGGAAACCGAGATGTCAACGGCCTATGA